A genomic region of Dactylococcopsis salina PCC 8305 contains the following coding sequences:
- the urtD gene encoding urea ABC transporter ATP-binding protein UrtD, translated as MNQILSVKDLQVEFFGFKALKGVNLEVADREIVTIIGPNGAGKSTLLDAIVGKSPVAHGHVEFQEKNITNHPPHEIARMGIGRKFQNPNVYNELTVFENILLALKGSHGIFASITAKLTTMKRHKITSVLERIGLMDDAGTKVSSLSHGQKQWVEIGMVLAQDPTVILLDEPTAGMTPEETHTTGEIIKAMSEFHAVVVIEHDMEFVKQIAQRIVVLHQGQTLAEGSVEEVQNNPKVVEVYLGRERIDVAA; from the coding sequence ATGAATCAAATTCTTTCCGTTAAAGACTTACAAGTTGAATTTTTTGGATTTAAAGCCCTCAAAGGCGTTAACCTTGAGGTTGCTGACCGTGAAATCGTCACCATTATCGGACCCAATGGTGCTGGTAAAAGTACCCTACTTGATGCCATTGTTGGTAAATCTCCAGTGGCTCACGGTCACGTAGAATTTCAAGAGAAAAATATCACAAATCATCCGCCTCACGAAATCGCTCGGATGGGAATTGGACGCAAATTCCAAAATCCTAACGTTTATAACGAGTTAACGGTCTTTGAGAACATTTTACTTGCCCTCAAAGGGTCTCACGGCATTTTTGCCTCCATTACTGCCAAACTCACCACAATGAAACGCCATAAAATCACGTCGGTTTTAGAGCGTATCGGGTTAATGGACGACGCGGGAACTAAAGTTTCTTCCCTGTCTCATGGACAAAAACAGTGGGTAGAAATTGGCATGGTTTTGGCGCAAGACCCCACTGTAATTTTATTAGATGAACCGACTGCAGGCATGACTCCCGAAGAAACTCACACTACAGGGGAAATTATTAAAGCCATGTCCGAGTTTCATGCGGTGGTTGTAATTGAACATGATATGGAATTTGTTAAACAAATTGCCCAGCGCATTGTTGTTCTTCACCAAGGACAAACTTTAGCGGAAGGAAGCGTGGAAGAAGTACAAAATAACCCGAAAGTTGTGGAGGTCTATCTTGGTCGTGAAAGAATCGATGTCGCTGCTTGA
- the urtC gene encoding urea ABC transporter permease subunit UrtC, which produces MTQALSGIQPSTFPKKRAIGVGIGFLIFAIFPLIMGEFQTSLTAKLLLFGALAISLDLVWGFTGILSFAQGVFFTLGAYAMAYYLKLNVSAEANNYGVALPDFMVWNGLEQLPWFIAPLQYFPIAMIAMVLFPAGFAYIIGWFIFHSRVSGVYITIISLAISSALTTFFVSQQAYTGGTNGITDVAPLSFFGAEIPLIGLYWLSLVFTTAVLVGTWWLTESNFGLILRSIKENERRISFLGYDIASYKIFIWTVSAGIAGIAGGLFVALNQFISPVYLAVSFGTQVVIWVAIGGRGTLIGPLAAALILGQVQNYAEQVTQDWQLIVGVLLLVVVLFIPNGLMSLIPKTLNFIQGNRKAATANSSSGYLQAQLIDWITPLQKLIKLPLKMLSKQFFRR; this is translated from the coding sequence ATGACACAAGCCTTATCTGGCATACAACCCTCAACCTTTCCCAAAAAACGCGCGATCGGCGTTGGGATCGGGTTTCTCATTTTCGCCATTTTCCCCCTGATCATGGGAGAGTTTCAAACCTCACTCACCGCAAAACTCTTGTTATTTGGCGCTCTTGCCATCTCCCTTGATTTAGTCTGGGGATTTACTGGGATTCTCAGCTTCGCCCAAGGCGTATTTTTTACCCTCGGTGCTTATGCAATGGCATATTATCTGAAACTCAATGTTTCTGCCGAAGCCAATAACTATGGGGTTGCCCTACCTGACTTTATGGTTTGGAATGGCTTAGAACAACTGCCTTGGTTTATCGCCCCTCTCCAATACTTCCCCATTGCGATGATAGCGATGGTATTGTTTCCTGCTGGCTTTGCTTACATCATCGGTTGGTTTATCTTTCATTCTCGTGTCAGTGGCGTTTATATCACCATTATTAGTCTCGCCATTTCTTCAGCGCTCACCACCTTTTTTGTCAGTCAACAAGCCTACACGGGTGGAACAAACGGCATTACCGACGTTGCGCCTTTAAGTTTTTTTGGGGCAGAAATCCCCCTCATTGGACTGTATTGGCTAAGTTTAGTCTTTACCACCGCGGTTTTAGTGGGAACCTGGTGGCTGACTGAATCTAACTTTGGTTTAATTCTCCGTTCCATCAAAGAAAACGAACGACGCATTTCCTTTTTAGGTTACGATATCGCCAGCTACAAGATTTTTATCTGGACAGTTTCTGCTGGCATTGCTGGCATTGCTGGCGGATTATTTGTTGCCCTCAATCAATTTATTTCGCCAGTGTATCTCGCCGTTTCCTTTGGCACACAAGTTGTGATTTGGGTTGCCATTGGCGGACGCGGAACTTTAATTGGTCCCCTTGCCGCCGCCTTGATTTTAGGACAAGTGCAGAACTATGCTGAACAAGTGACACAAGACTGGCAATTAATTGTCGGTGTGTTACTCTTGGTGGTTGTTTTATTCATTCCCAACGGCTTAATGAGTTTAATTCCTAAAACCCTAAATTTTATTCAAGGGAACAGGAAAGCCGCAACTGCTAATTCTTCTAGTGGTTATTTACAAGCCCAACTCATTGATTGGATAACACCGTTACAGAAATTAATAAAATTACCCTTGAAAATGTTGAGCAAGCAATTTTTCCGTCGCTAA